Proteins co-encoded in one Saprospira grandis genomic window:
- the gldG gene encoding gliding motility-associated ABC transporter substrate-binding protein GldG, with protein sequence MKSKKAANSLLKFALMAVIIIVLNVLGSFIYGKIDLTEDQRFTLNPATAELLAKLPNDTASVSIEILLDGEFPSDFRHLQNNLKDLMGLFKERSAGMLNYRFVNPLDGTEEEVKALQKQLAKQKIMPLQIKDARQGRMILVFPFAIVRSGYNFEVINMVELGDGYYQPSDISASINSLEYKFAAAIKKLQLKNKPVVAFINNHGELPLRHIYGFEKALSENYGTKHVDLSRLNQIDSSVSLVVVAKPKRKFSYDDQFKLDQYVMNGGRILWMIDALDMEDDSLGKANGIHVPMPRELDLQKLLFNYGVRVNNNLIASYDAAAFGGLRSGPNQKSNPKWFYYPLVKPFATPEERLETGKSVIDHPIVKNLDFVLTKYPSSIDTVGTKTNVKKTPLLRSSKYSKLQYPPTRIGFGVIDPAIGPEAFTKGSQNVAILLEGEFESHFKNRLPPRAEEIWKKAGNYPIRMSSRPSKMIVISDGDIAYNNYHAPSQRHYPLGAGFLPDFGPKLFANQEFLLACVEYLTDDSGLVNLRNREIRLRPLDQKRAFDQESLWQFINLGLPLIILGLFGLLYYYLRRRRYTK encoded by the coding sequence ATGAAATCTAAAAAAGCAGCGAACTCTCTGCTAAAATTTGCCCTTATGGCCGTCATCATTATTGTGTTGAATGTTTTGGGCAGCTTTATTTATGGCAAAATTGATTTGACCGAGGACCAGCGATTTACGCTCAATCCTGCTACAGCAGAACTTTTGGCCAAATTGCCCAATGATACGGCTTCGGTAAGCATTGAAATTTTATTAGACGGAGAATTTCCCTCTGATTTTCGCCACCTACAAAATAATCTCAAAGATTTAATGGGATTATTTAAAGAGCGTTCTGCCGGCATGCTCAATTATCGCTTTGTCAATCCCTTAGATGGTACAGAAGAAGAGGTAAAAGCCCTGCAAAAACAATTGGCCAAGCAAAAAATTATGCCGCTACAAATTAAAGATGCGCGACAAGGCCGAATGATTTTGGTTTTTCCTTTTGCTATCGTTCGCTCTGGCTACAACTTTGAAGTCATCAATATGGTAGAGCTAGGCGATGGCTATTATCAACCCAGCGATATTTCTGCTTCGATCAATAGTTTGGAGTATAAATTTGCGGCGGCCATCAAAAAATTGCAGCTAAAAAATAAACCTGTAGTCGCTTTTATCAATAATCATGGAGAATTGCCGCTGCGCCATATTTATGGCTTTGAAAAAGCACTGTCTGAAAATTATGGGACCAAACATGTGGACCTCTCTCGCCTCAATCAAATTGATTCTTCGGTGAGTTTGGTGGTGGTGGCCAAACCCAAACGAAAATTTAGCTATGATGATCAGTTTAAATTGGACCAATATGTTATGAATGGGGGCCGCATTCTTTGGATGATCGATGCCCTAGACATGGAAGATGATAGTCTAGGAAAAGCTAACGGCATTCATGTTCCTATGCCCAGAGAGCTCGATCTTCAGAAGTTGCTCTTTAATTATGGTGTTCGGGTCAATAATAATTTAATTGCCTCTTATGATGCCGCCGCTTTTGGCGGCCTACGATCTGGCCCCAACCAAAAATCAAATCCAAAATGGTTTTACTATCCTTTGGTCAAGCCTTTTGCAACGCCAGAAGAACGTTTAGAAACAGGAAAATCGGTCATTGACCACCCGATTGTAAAAAACTTAGATTTTGTCTTGACCAAATATCCCTCTAGTATTGATACAGTGGGGACAAAAACAAATGTAAAAAAGACGCCCTTATTAAGAAGTTCTAAATATAGTAAGCTACAATATCCACCTACTCGTATTGGCTTTGGCGTTATTGATCCTGCTATTGGACCAGAAGCTTTTACCAAAGGCTCGCAAAACGTAGCCATTTTATTAGAAGGAGAATTTGAGTCTCACTTTAAAAATCGCCTACCGCCAAGAGCCGAAGAAATTTGGAAAAAGGCGGGCAACTACCCCATCCGAATGAGCAGCCGCCCCAGCAAGATGATTGTTATCTCTGATGGCGATATTGCTTATAATAATTATCATGCGCCCAGCCAAAGGCATTATCCCTTGGGCGCAGGTTTTCTCCCCGATTTTGGACCAAAACTATTTGCCAACCAAGAATTTCTTTTGGCCTGCGTAGAATACCTCACGGATGACTCTGGCCTAGTCAATCTCCGCAATAGAGAGATTCGTTTGCGGCCCTTGGACCAAAAACGCGCCTTTGATCAAGAAAGTCTCTGGCAATTTATCAATCTGGGCCTTCCCCTAATTATTTTGGGCCTTTTTGGCTTGCTTTATTATTATTTACGTCGACGCAGATACACAAAATAA
- a CDS encoding threonine ammonia-lyase, protein MSVHLPTILSAENIRQRQALIRPYLKKTPLLQSEKINALAGCNIYFKCENFQHTGSFKVRGAFSAALLLSEEERKKGLCTHSSGNHAQAIAKAAQMLACPAYIVMPENAPAFKQRATAELGAEIRFSPPTTAGREAALAAWQKETAAHFIHPYNDYDVILGQATCSLEILEELSDVDGILAPIGGGGLLSGALLSAHYFRPELKVLGAEPQLVNDAYLSLAAGKIIENKRTDSLADGLRTTIRPKTFGVFQELLSEIICVEEEEIILALRLIWEQLKIVVEPSSAVPLAALLKHKARFKGQNWAIILSGGNIDLDHLPF, encoded by the coding sequence ATGTCAGTACATCTTCCAACTATATTGTCTGCCGAAAATATTAGACAACGACAAGCCCTTATTCGGCCTTATCTTAAAAAAACGCCCTTACTTCAATCGGAGAAAATAAATGCCTTGGCGGGCTGCAATATTTATTTTAAGTGTGAAAATTTTCAGCATACTGGCTCATTTAAAGTTCGGGGAGCATTTTCGGCGGCCTTGCTTTTATCTGAAGAAGAGCGAAAAAAAGGATTGTGCACGCATTCATCGGGCAATCATGCGCAAGCAATTGCCAAAGCGGCGCAGATGTTGGCTTGTCCGGCCTACATTGTAATGCCTGAAAATGCGCCAGCGTTTAAGCAGCGGGCCACGGCAGAATTGGGGGCCGAAATTCGTTTTTCTCCGCCCACTACAGCGGGACGAGAAGCGGCCTTAGCGGCTTGGCAAAAAGAAACGGCCGCACATTTTATTCATCCCTATAATGATTATGATGTGATTTTGGGCCAGGCAACTTGCAGTTTGGAAATTTTGGAAGAGCTTTCGGATGTAGATGGAATTTTGGCGCCTATTGGTGGGGGAGGACTTCTGAGCGGCGCTTTATTATCGGCCCATTATTTTCGGCCAGAACTAAAGGTTTTGGGTGCAGAGCCTCAGTTGGTTAATGATGCTTATTTATCTTTGGCGGCTGGAAAAATCATTGAAAACAAGCGAACGGATAGCCTTGCGGATGGTTTGCGCACGACAATTCGACCAAAAACCTTTGGTGTTTTTCAAGAATTGCTTTCGGAAATTATTTGTGTAGAGGAAGAAGAAATTATCTTAGCGCTGCGTCTAATTTGGGAGCAACTAAAAATAGTTGTAGAACCTTCTTCTGCGGTTCCTCTTGCGGCTTTATTAAAGCATAAAGCGCGTTTTAAGGGCCAAAATTGGGCAATTATTTTGAGTGGGGGCAATATAGATTTGGATCATTTGCCCTTTTAA
- the argS gene encoding arginine--tRNA ligase: protein MIYIETRLKTALKEGLNTLYGLENLADKQLQINQTPKNFEGQLSVLVFPFVRAARKKPEQVAEEVGQYLLENCPEVAAFNVAKGFCNLEIADLYWQELLADLLRNPNYGQGARKESEILVEYSSPNTNKPLHLGHVRNNLLGYSTAELLKFAGYSVKKVQIINDRGIHICKSMLAWQLFGEGETPESSGLKGDHLVGKYYVRFEQAFQAEYKIWQATEAGQAAFAAFLADEKKYKKAVKELTKKSKDKKTAPTEEALQAYFFKSVYKNSYFNQSSELGQKAKAMLQAWEAGDAEVQALWEKMNNWVYAGFASTYKRMGVDFDKNYYESNTYLKGKELVENNLKSDSPIFFKKDDGSTWIDLTDAKLDQKAVLRKDGTSMYITQDMGTALLRYEDYKMDRMVYVVGNEQEYHFQVLFEILNRLGQPYAKNCHHLSYGMVELPEGKMKSREGTVVDADDLMQTLIDEVAKASNERDMLSALPMEEQKEIHEAVALGALKFFILKVEPRKGMLFDPKESIDLQGQTGPYIQNAFVRCQSVQRAFAEKNFSKTTYAEHKLEPIERELLLNIELFPNLVQRAAEQYNPAEIANYLYQLAKTYHQFWNIVKILDADAPQASSFRLDLSQAVAQVIAQAGAILGMKMPSRM from the coding sequence ATGATTTATATAGAAACAAGACTCAAAACGGCCCTGAAAGAGGGATTGAATACGCTTTATGGCCTAGAAAATTTGGCCGACAAACAACTACAGATCAATCAAACCCCTAAAAATTTTGAGGGCCAACTTTCTGTCTTAGTTTTTCCTTTTGTTCGAGCGGCTCGTAAAAAACCAGAGCAGGTAGCTGAGGAGGTAGGACAATATTTGCTAGAAAACTGTCCCGAAGTGGCCGCTTTTAATGTGGCCAAAGGATTTTGCAATTTGGAAATTGCCGATCTTTATTGGCAAGAATTATTGGCCGATTTGCTTCGCAATCCAAATTATGGGCAAGGCGCAAGAAAAGAGAGTGAAATTTTGGTCGAATATTCTTCGCCCAATACCAATAAGCCTTTGCATTTGGGGCATGTTCGCAACAACCTTTTGGGGTATTCTACTGCAGAATTGCTCAAATTTGCGGGCTATTCGGTAAAAAAAGTACAAATCATCAATGATCGTGGGATTCACATTTGTAAATCTATGTTGGCCTGGCAACTGTTTGGCGAAGGCGAAACGCCAGAAAGCAGCGGATTAAAAGGCGATCATTTGGTGGGTAAATATTATGTGCGCTTTGAGCAAGCTTTTCAGGCAGAATATAAAATTTGGCAGGCAACTGAAGCTGGACAAGCTGCTTTTGCTGCCTTTTTAGCCGATGAGAAAAAATATAAGAAGGCCGTAAAAGAGCTGACCAAAAAATCGAAAGATAAAAAGACAGCCCCCACAGAAGAAGCGCTGCAAGCTTACTTTTTTAAGTCTGTTTATAAAAATAGTTATTTCAATCAGAGTAGCGAATTGGGCCAAAAAGCCAAGGCAATGCTACAAGCTTGGGAGGCTGGCGATGCAGAAGTGCAGGCCCTTTGGGAAAAAATGAACAATTGGGTTTATGCCGGTTTTGCTTCTACCTATAAGCGCATGGGGGTAGATTTTGACAAAAATTATTATGAGTCGAATACCTACCTCAAAGGAAAAGAACTGGTTGAAAATAATTTGAAGAGTGATTCGCCGATCTTTTTCAAAAAAGATGATGGATCTACTTGGATTGACTTGACCGATGCCAAATTGGACCAAAAAGCGGTTTTACGTAAAGATGGTACCTCTATGTACATCACTCAAGATATGGGCACCGCTTTGCTTCGCTATGAAGATTATAAAATGGATCGTATGGTCTATGTGGTAGGCAATGAACAAGAATATCACTTCCAAGTTCTTTTTGAAATTTTGAACCGCCTCGGGCAACCTTATGCAAAAAATTGCCATCACCTTTCTTATGGTATGGTAGAATTGCCCGAAGGAAAAATGAAATCTCGTGAAGGGACCGTGGTGGATGCCGATGATTTGATGCAAACGCTAATTGATGAGGTGGCCAAAGCCTCTAATGAACGCGATATGCTTAGCGCTTTGCCCATGGAAGAACAAAAAGAAATTCATGAGGCCGTTGCTTTGGGCGCACTAAAATTTTTCATTTTAAAAGTAGAGCCCAGAAAAGGAATGCTCTTCGATCCTAAAGAGTCTATTGACTTACAAGGACAAACGGGCCCTTATATTCAAAATGCTTTTGTTCGCTGCCAGTCGGTGCAAAGAGCTTTTGCCGAGAAAAATTTTAGCAAAACCACTTATGCCGAGCATAAATTGGAGCCGATTGAAAGAGAATTGCTGTTAAATATTGAGCTTTTCCCTAACTTGGTCCAAAGAGCAGCCGAGCAATATAATCCCGCCGAAATTGCCAACTACCTTTATCAACTAGCCAAAACTTATCATCAGTTTTGGAATATCGTAAAAATTCTAGATGCAGATGCCCCTCAAGCGAGTAGCTTCCGTCTAGATCTTAGCCAGGCCGTAGCTCAAGTGATTGCGCAGGCCGGAGCTATTTTAGGTATGAAAATGCCTAGTCGGATGTAA
- a CDS encoding TonB-dependent receptor plug domain-containing protein, whose product MSDSVETVAVSAQKKTEQKPFSKKEFSTLELKQESSRSLSNLLQKEAGIHIRSYGPGQLATLSSRGSGPEQNLLRWEGFSLANPMLGQSDLNLIPLFFIDQLSWQAGAGGLSVPQALGGSLLMRSKSPRLAGWQAGFGSSLGSFSRQQQQFLLAFAKNNWRQSLRLLVQSAVNDYPYRDLQAFGFPKPWKRREQAETARQAALYTLDLPLFKGQMGLRSWLQKDLQELPPTLLQAQQASSEVQNTLSWRNSLSWKKSFKHSVFQARLGYLYQDMAYSRNLNSEEHLTQAVFVQAQQFFALKNGALLINGRWGENQVQSSSYLDIKKEQQSRLSLGLRQAVLGGQLEGQLSLAHRSNLGVFPAGHLSFRKIWAAGLGLEVSLQRCIRFPTLNDRFWPLVGQEELELEQGWQEELNIFWQDQRWGWHQLSFFNQEVDNWILWLPNPNTALWEPQNLAAVWARGASWSSEKSFNLKKLGQLQLQIGANYNRISRHKSPSADLRDKQLEYRPIFSANFAVNYQYKAWRLGYHHLWDSPRYLDALNEESLAAYQLGQLQLAWKGKMAQYPIRLQLQVHNLWGAEYQLVAARPLPLQQWELSLFFSAQ is encoded by the coding sequence ATGAGCGATTCGGTAGAAACCGTGGCCGTCTCGGCCCAAAAGAAAACAGAACAAAAGCCCTTTAGCAAAAAGGAGTTTTCTACCCTAGAGCTAAAACAAGAAAGTAGCCGAAGCCTCTCCAATTTATTGCAAAAAGAGGCGGGTATCCATATCCGCTCCTATGGACCAGGACAACTGGCTACCCTCTCTAGCCGCGGCAGCGGTCCAGAGCAAAACCTCCTGCGCTGGGAGGGCTTCAGTTTGGCCAACCCCATGCTGGGCCAAAGCGACCTCAATCTCATTCCCCTCTTTTTTATCGATCAGCTGAGTTGGCAGGCAGGCGCTGGCGGCTTGAGTGTTCCCCAAGCTTTGGGCGGTAGCTTACTGATGCGCAGCAAATCGCCTCGGCTTGCAGGCTGGCAAGCAGGATTTGGAAGTAGTTTGGGCAGTTTTAGCCGACAGCAGCAGCAGTTTCTCTTAGCTTTTGCCAAAAATAATTGGCGGCAATCGCTCCGCTTATTGGTCCAATCTGCTGTGAATGATTATCCTTACCGAGACCTACAAGCTTTTGGCTTTCCCAAGCCCTGGAAAAGAAGAGAACAGGCCGAAACTGCTCGTCAAGCTGCCCTTTATACTTTAGATCTCCCTCTTTTTAAGGGCCAAATGGGCCTAAGAAGTTGGCTCCAAAAGGACCTGCAAGAGCTGCCGCCTACACTTTTGCAGGCCCAGCAGGCGAGCAGCGAAGTACAAAATACCTTGAGTTGGCGGAACAGCCTGAGCTGGAAAAAAAGCTTTAAGCATTCTGTTTTTCAGGCGCGTTTGGGCTACCTCTATCAGGATATGGCCTATAGCCGCAATTTGAATAGCGAAGAACATCTGACCCAAGCTGTTTTTGTGCAGGCCCAACAGTTTTTTGCCTTAAAAAATGGCGCTTTGCTCATTAATGGGCGCTGGGGAGAAAACCAGGTCCAAAGCAGTAGTTATCTAGACATAAAAAAGGAGCAGCAAAGCCGTTTATCGCTAGGCCTTAGGCAGGCTGTTTTGGGCGGCCAACTAGAGGGGCAACTCTCCTTGGCCCATCGGTCTAATTTGGGTGTTTTTCCTGCGGGTCATTTGAGTTTTAGAAAAATTTGGGCTGCGGGACTGGGCCTAGAAGTTAGTTTGCAACGCTGCATTCGCTTTCCCACCCTAAATGACCGCTTTTGGCCTTTGGTGGGCCAAGAAGAGCTAGAACTAGAACAAGGCTGGCAAGAAGAGCTCAATATTTTTTGGCAAGACCAAAGATGGGGCTGGCATCAGCTCAGTTTTTTTAATCAGGAAGTTGATAATTGGATTTTATGGCTGCCCAACCCCAACACCGCTTTATGGGAGCCCCAAAATTTGGCTGCAGTTTGGGCCAGAGGCGCTAGTTGGAGTAGTGAAAAAAGCTTTAATTTGAAAAAGTTGGGCCAGTTGCAACTGCAAATTGGCGCCAACTACAACCGTATTAGTCGACATAAGAGTCCTTCTGCAGATTTACGAGATAAGCAACTGGAATATCGGCCCATTTTTTCGGCTAATTTTGCTGTAAACTACCAATATAAAGCTTGGCGTTTGGGTTACCATCATCTTTGGGATAGTCCCCGCTATTTGGATGCTTTGAATGAGGAATCCTTGGCGGCTTATCAATTGGGCCAACTGCAGTTGGCTTGGAAGGGCAAAATGGCCCAATATCCTATTCGCTTACAACTGCAGGTACACAACCTTTGGGGAGCAGAATATCAGTTGGTGGCTGCTCGGCCCCTGCCCTTGCAACAATGGGAACTGAGTTTATTTTTTAGTGCCCAATAA
- a CDS encoding acyl-CoA thioesterase, protein MRVKLPLAKRYPFETPLSIRVNDLNYGNHLSNDRFLTLAHEARMRFFALLGYKETDFAGEDLIMSDAAQMFLAEGFWGQEIVIQIAVGDIYSLGFDLHYRFLRPEDQQEMARIKTALLCYNYQAQKLVRLPKEAAEKLEKYQGF, encoded by the coding sequence ATGCGTGTCAAATTACCCCTAGCCAAGCGCTATCCTTTTGAAACTCCGCTTTCTATTCGCGTCAATGATTTAAATTACGGCAACCATTTGTCTAATGACCGTTTTCTAACGCTGGCCCATGAGGCGAGAATGCGTTTTTTTGCGCTATTGGGCTATAAAGAAACCGATTTTGCCGGAGAAGATCTCATCATGTCTGATGCGGCCCAAATGTTTTTGGCCGAAGGTTTTTGGGGCCAAGAAATTGTTATTCAAATTGCCGTAGGCGATATTTACAGCCTAGGTTTTGATTTGCACTATCGCTTTTTGCGGCCCGAAGACCAACAGGAAATGGCCCGCATCAAAACAGCTTTGCTTTGTTATAACTATCAAGCACAGAAGTTAGTGCGCCTGCCCAAGGAAGCCGCCGAAAAATTAGAAAAATATCAGGGTTTTTAA
- a CDS encoding NAD-dependent epimerase/dehydratase family protein, which yields MQMDKSKPVMVTGATGYVAGWLVKKLLEEGLTVHAAVRQPENKKKTAHLDELAANSPGEIKYFKADLLTEGAYFEAMQGCALVFHTASPFVTAVKDPQKDLIEPAVKGTENVLASVNQTPSVQKVVLTSSCAAIYTDASECKGHPNGELTEKIWNTTASLKYQPYSYSKTLAEKKAWEMQKAQNRWELVTINPALVMGPPLNPKATTSESFTIMKQLGDGTFKMGAPKLGMGIVDVRDVAEAHFRAAFHPNAKGRYITVGHNSDIYTASQTLLPKYEKYPLPKKVAPKWLIWLVGPMVNSAMTRKFVQNNVGHAFKANTSKIRQELGMEFLPLQKTMQDSLQALIDAKVL from the coding sequence ATGCAAATGGATAAAAGTAAGCCAGTAATGGTAACGGGAGCTACAGGTTATGTAGCTGGATGGTTGGTAAAAAAATTATTGGAAGAAGGTTTGACGGTGCATGCAGCTGTGCGACAGCCAGAAAACAAGAAAAAAACAGCGCATTTGGATGAATTGGCGGCGAATAGTCCGGGCGAAATAAAATATTTTAAAGCCGACTTACTCACAGAAGGCGCTTATTTTGAAGCCATGCAGGGCTGCGCTCTTGTTTTTCATACGGCTTCGCCCTTTGTTACGGCCGTAAAGGATCCGCAAAAAGATTTGATTGAGCCGGCTGTAAAAGGAACCGAAAATGTTTTGGCTTCCGTCAATCAAACGCCATCGGTGCAAAAAGTAGTTTTGACCAGTAGTTGTGCGGCCATTTATACGGATGCTTCGGAATGCAAAGGGCATCCGAATGGGGAGTTGACAGAAAAAATTTGGAATACAACCGCTTCTTTAAAGTATCAGCCTTATTCTTACTCTAAAACTTTGGCCGAAAAAAAGGCTTGGGAAATGCAAAAGGCGCAAAATCGTTGGGAGTTGGTGACGATTAACCCCGCATTGGTGATGGGGCCGCCACTCAATCCAAAAGCAACAACTTCAGAAAGTTTTACGATTATGAAACAACTTGGCGATGGAACCTTTAAAATGGGCGCGCCAAAATTGGGAATGGGCATTGTTGATGTGCGTGATGTAGCCGAAGCGCATTTTCGGGCCGCTTTTCACCCCAATGCAAAAGGGCGTTATATTACGGTGGGGCACAATAGCGACATCTATACGGCTAGCCAAACTCTTTTGCCTAAGTACGAAAAATATCCTTTGCCCAAAAAAGTGGCGCCCAAATGGTTAATTTGGTTAGTGGGGCCAATGGTGAACTCGGCAATGACGAGAAAATTTGTGCAAAATAATGTGGGACATGCTTTTAAAGCCAATACCAGCAAAATTCGTCAAGAATTGGGCATGGAATTTTTACCCTTGCAAAAAACAATGCAGGATAGTTTGCAAGCTTTAATTGATGCAAAAGTATTGTAG
- a CDS encoding ribonuclease H-like YkuK family protein: MNWQKLNGSRILLPIKEAVDKTLAKELAEGHDVKVCIGTDSQVRGKQISFATVIVFLRKGKGGFMYIKPELQTGQMSIRERMITEVAKSVAVAYELTDIFAAHGVQLEVHADISTDSNFKSNVALKEAMGYIRGMGYEFKAKPHAFASSSCADKVV; this comes from the coding sequence ATGAATTGGCAAAAACTAAACGGAAGTCGAATTTTGCTCCCTATTAAGGAAGCCGTCGACAAAACCCTAGCAAAAGAATTGGCCGAGGGCCATGACGTAAAGGTTTGCATTGGAACAGACTCGCAGGTGCGAGGCAAGCAAATCAGTTTTGCAACGGTGATTGTTTTTCTGCGTAAGGGCAAGGGTGGTTTTATGTACATTAAGCCAGAGCTGCAAACTGGGCAAATGAGCATTCGAGAGCGAATGATTACAGAGGTAGCCAAATCGGTTGCGGTGGCTTATGAATTGACTGACATCTTTGCGGCCCATGGGGTGCAACTGGAAGTTCATGCAGACATCAGCACGGATAGCAATTTTAAATCTAATGTGGCCTTAAAAGAAGCCATGGGATATATTCGAGGTATGGGTTATGAATTTAAAGCCAAACCTCATGCTTTTGCCAGCTCAAGCTGTGCCGATAAAGTCGTTTAA
- a CDS encoding SelL-related redox protein, with product MMQVDPEILEAIYTQKDENLLELSQKQPVLLIFLRHFGCTFCKQTMSDLSKVRAEIEGQGILPIIIHMAQEELATKRLSNFKLPDIGHVSDPDLSLYAYFGLKKGTFSQLYGLKVFVGGMKALAEGFSLPSISKEYGNISQMPGVFILEAGEIKLAFIHSFAAERADYLKIIAEYLALKEK from the coding sequence ATGATGCAAGTAGATCCAGAAATACTCGAGGCAATATATACTCAGAAAGATGAAAATCTTTTGGAGCTTTCGCAAAAGCAGCCTGTTTTGCTTATTTTTTTACGTCATTTTGGTTGTACATTTTGCAAGCAAACGATGTCGGACCTTTCTAAGGTGCGAGCAGAAATTGAGGGCCAAGGTATTTTGCCTATTATTATCCATATGGCGCAAGAGGAGCTGGCCACAAAACGCCTCAGCAATTTTAAACTACCTGATATTGGGCATGTTTCGGACCCTGATTTAAGTTTGTACGCTTATTTTGGTTTGAAGAAAGGGACCTTTAGTCAGTTGTATGGGCTAAAAGTTTTTGTGGGTGGCATGAAAGCTTTGGCCGAGGGCTTTAGTTTGCCTAGCATTAGTAAAGAGTATGGAAATATTAGCCAGATGCCCGGTGTTTTTATTTTGGAAGCGGGGGAAATCAAATTGGCTTTTATTCATAGTTTTGCTGCAGAAAGAGCTGATTACCTAAAAATTATTGCCGAATATTTGGCCTTAAAAGAAAAATAA